From Haloglomus litoreum, the proteins below share one genomic window:
- a CDS encoding DUF2309 domain-containing protein: MSTDAPIDDSIDRAATIVGSLWPIHSFVTANPLSGFEDQPFDEAVAQAAGLLGGRGYPSPETFRAALDHGQIDPEHLGTELAAAGYDDDPEALLDRMDDKVDAEGGDVEADADTATDHVDRVLSKWLSAFLDEGSAYWSMPNREAGFYTAFRGVAEHDGDIPDAGIVADLPEEPAAAIERVLEPFPEHQWVPIFEEQLTALPGWTGFIKQRVADGGEWQSTYPISLKEYLAVRLALLDAVDADIEPSNDGVDAHPADELAGAFLRAWEATYREDLVEAVATDGRSLADDEPSGRPDAQLVFCIDTRSEVIRRHIEATGDYETHGYAGFFGIPMEYQGYEADVAVDACPPILDPQHRITDLPTDDTTQERHDRWTGIREAADEVIETLEANAATAYGFVETAGSGYGFALAARTLVPERVRDLFTAADDAVPDDHEFCEPLVHHQHQYAGDLPVGMTTEERVEYAATAFDLMGWEEFGRLVVFAGHAGETANNPYDSSLDCGACAGNPGGPSARVLATICNDEEVQAGLRERGHDIPEDTVFLAGQHNTTTDEVDLYDGHVPESHAEDLAQLRADLETAREHATAERAAEMGADGSASVRETERRAADWAETRPEWGLAGNAGFVIGPRGLTSDLDLDGRAFLHSYDWSTDPDGDALEAILTGPMVVTQWINTQYYFSTVDNAVYGSGSKVTHNPVGNVGVYQGNGGDLMTGLPLQSLMAADDEPHHQPLRLSTVVHAPVERVTEVLAEHGDVAGLLDNDWLSLTVVDPTQDHRAFHYESDLEWSAASEAVEARPEPPEARAVADD; this comes from the coding sequence ATGAGTACTGACGCACCCATCGACGACAGCATCGACAGGGCCGCGACCATCGTCGGCTCGCTCTGGCCCATCCACTCGTTCGTGACCGCGAACCCCCTCTCGGGGTTCGAGGACCAGCCGTTCGACGAGGCCGTCGCGCAGGCGGCCGGGCTGCTGGGTGGCCGTGGCTACCCCAGCCCGGAGACGTTCCGTGCGGCGCTGGATCACGGCCAGATCGACCCGGAGCACCTCGGGACGGAACTCGCCGCTGCCGGCTACGACGACGACCCCGAGGCGCTGCTCGACCGGATGGACGACAAAGTCGACGCCGAGGGCGGCGACGTCGAGGCCGACGCCGATACCGCCACGGACCACGTCGACCGGGTGCTGTCGAAGTGGCTGTCGGCCTTCCTCGACGAGGGGAGCGCCTACTGGTCGATGCCGAACCGCGAGGCGGGGTTCTACACCGCCTTCCGCGGAGTGGCCGAGCACGACGGCGACATCCCCGACGCGGGGATCGTCGCCGACCTGCCCGAGGAGCCGGCCGCGGCCATCGAGCGGGTGCTGGAGCCGTTCCCGGAGCACCAGTGGGTACCCATCTTCGAGGAGCAGCTGACCGCCCTCCCCGGCTGGACGGGGTTCATCAAGCAGCGGGTCGCCGACGGGGGCGAGTGGCAGTCGACGTACCCCATCTCGCTGAAGGAGTACCTCGCGGTGCGTCTGGCGCTGCTGGACGCCGTCGACGCCGACATCGAGCCCTCGAACGACGGCGTCGACGCCCACCCCGCGGACGAACTCGCCGGGGCCTTCCTGCGCGCCTGGGAGGCGACCTACCGCGAGGACCTCGTCGAGGCCGTCGCGACGGACGGCCGGTCGCTGGCCGACGACGAGCCGTCGGGCCGCCCGGACGCCCAGCTGGTCTTCTGCATCGACACCCGCTCGGAGGTCATCCGTCGCCACATCGAGGCGACGGGCGACTACGAGACCCACGGCTACGCCGGCTTCTTCGGCATCCCGATGGAGTACCAGGGGTACGAGGCCGACGTGGCGGTCGACGCCTGCCCGCCGATCCTCGACCCCCAGCACCGCATCACCGACCTCCCGACCGACGACACGACACAGGAACGCCACGACCGCTGGACGGGCATCCGCGAGGCCGCCGACGAGGTCATCGAGACGCTGGAGGCCAACGCCGCCACGGCCTACGGGTTCGTCGAGACCGCCGGGAGCGGCTACGGGTTCGCGCTCGCGGCCCGCACGCTCGTCCCCGAGCGCGTCCGCGACCTGTTCACGGCTGCCGACGACGCGGTGCCCGACGACCACGAGTTCTGCGAGCCGCTGGTCCACCACCAGCACCAGTACGCCGGCGACCTCCCGGTGGGGATGACGACCGAGGAGCGGGTCGAGTACGCCGCGACCGCCTTCGACCTGATGGGCTGGGAGGAGTTCGGCCGCCTGGTCGTCTTCGCCGGCCACGCCGGCGAGACGGCCAACAACCCGTACGATTCGAGCCTGGACTGTGGCGCCTGTGCCGGCAACCCCGGTGGCCCGAGCGCTCGCGTCCTCGCGACCATCTGCAACGACGAGGAGGTGCAGGCGGGCCTCCGCGAGCGTGGCCACGACATCCCCGAGGACACCGTCTTCCTCGCCGGCCAGCACAACACGACGACCGACGAGGTCGACCTGTACGACGGCCACGTGCCCGAGAGCCACGCCGAGGACCTCGCGCAGTTGCGCGCGGACCTCGAGACCGCTCGCGAGCACGCGACCGCCGAGCGCGCCGCCGAGATGGGTGCCGACGGCTCGGCGAGCGTCCGCGAGACCGAGCGCCGCGCCGCCGACTGGGCCGAGACCCGCCCCGAGTGGGGGCTGGCCGGCAACGCCGGCTTCGTCATCGGGCCCCGCGGCCTGACGAGCGACCTCGACCTCGACGGCCGCGCGTTCCTCCACTCCTACGACTGGTCGACCGACCCCGACGGGGACGCGCTGGAGGCCATCCTGACGGGCCCGATGGTCGTCACCCAGTGGATCAACACGCAGTACTACTTCTCGACGGTCGACAACGCCGTCTACGGCAGCGGGTCGAAGGTGACCCACAACCCCGTCGGGAACGTCGGCGTCTACCAGGGCAACGGCGGGGACCTGATGACCGGCCTCCCGCTCCAGTCGCTCATGGCGGCCGACGACGAGCCCCACCACCAGCCGCTCCGCCTCTCGACGGTGGTCCACGCCCCGGTCGAGCGCGTCACCGAGGTCCTGGCCGAGCACGGGGACGTGGCGGGACTGCTCGACAACGACTGGCTCTCGCTGACGGTCGTCGACCCGACGCAGGACCACCGCGCGTTCCACTACGAGTCGGACCTGGAATGGTCGGCGGCGTCGGAGGCGGTCGAGGCGCGCCCGGAGCCGCCGGAGGCCCGCGCGGTCGCGGACGACTGA
- a CDS encoding PHP domain-containing protein: MTDSEFRVDPHVKILDERVVRRAKRRGLDALVYAPHFTRLPDIRARARRFSDEELLVLPAREVFTGSFRERKHVLALGLSEPVPDFITLDAAMAEFDRQDAAVLAPHPEFATVSLDADDLAEYRDTVDAIEVYNPKHLPSHNERAGDLARETGLPPFGSSYAHLPGTVGEVWTTFEEPHWSERELVTAFQEGAPRRVHHRDGPGHGARCFAETAHLLYENTWEKIDRLFLQGTEPTHPRHIAYDGRFDDVAVY, from the coding sequence GTGACAGACAGCGAGTTCCGGGTCGACCCGCACGTGAAGATCCTCGACGAGCGGGTCGTTCGGCGGGCCAAACGCCGCGGGCTGGATGCACTCGTCTACGCCCCACACTTCACGCGACTGCCCGACATCCGGGCGCGGGCGCGCCGCTTCTCCGACGAGGAACTGCTCGTGCTACCCGCTCGCGAGGTGTTCACCGGGAGCTTCCGCGAGCGCAAGCACGTCCTCGCGCTGGGGCTCTCCGAGCCGGTCCCGGACTTCATCACCCTGGACGCGGCGATGGCGGAGTTCGACCGGCAGGACGCCGCCGTCCTCGCACCGCACCCGGAGTTCGCGACCGTCAGCCTCGACGCCGACGACCTCGCCGAGTACCGCGACACGGTCGACGCCATCGAGGTCTACAACCCGAAGCACCTGCCGAGCCACAACGAGCGAGCGGGCGACCTCGCCAGGGAGACGGGCCTGCCCCCGTTCGGCTCCTCGTACGCCCACCTGCCGGGCACCGTCGGCGAGGTGTGGACCACCTTCGAGGAGCCACACTGGTCCGAGCGCGAACTGGTCACGGCGTTCCAGGAGGGTGCGCCCCGGCGGGTCCACCACCGCGACGGCCCCGGACACGGTGCGCGCTGCTTCGCCGAGACCGCACATCTGCTCTACGAGAACACCTGGGAGAAGATCGACCGCCTGTTCCTGCAGGGGACGGAACCGACCCATCCCCGACACATCGCCTACGACGGCCGGTTCGACGATGTGGCCGTGTACTGA
- a CDS encoding metal-dependent hydrolase, producing MNKKGHVLNGVLLAIGLGYVLEPAGDIETFRTIGMTLVPVTLGALFPDIDTEFGRHRKTFHSLTVLAVFAFYPIYFDNLHYVWVGVVSHYVLDMVGSKRGIALFHPFWDEEFGLPFGVKTSSSYADAVTLVVTGLELAVVAVFVHVAPGLVQRLTAALPFSPGVGNQPTSAVIGWLVGLPLTF from the coding sequence ATGAACAAGAAAGGGCACGTCCTGAACGGCGTCTTGCTCGCCATCGGGCTGGGGTACGTCCTCGAGCCGGCCGGCGACATCGAGACGTTCCGCACCATCGGGATGACGCTCGTCCCGGTGACGTTGGGTGCGCTGTTCCCGGACATCGACACCGAGTTCGGCAGACACCGCAAGACGTTCCACAGCCTCACCGTGCTCGCCGTGTTCGCGTTCTACCCCATCTACTTCGACAACCTCCACTACGTCTGGGTCGGGGTCGTCAGTCACTACGTGCTGGACATGGTCGGATCGAAGCGTGGTATCGCGCTGTTCCACCCGTTCTGGGACGAGGAGTTCGGCCTCCCGTTCGGCGTGAAGACGAGCAGCTCCTACGCGGACGCCGTGACGCTCGTCGTCACCGGCCTGGAGCTGGCCGTGGTCGCGGTGTTCGTCCACGTCGCCCCCGGACTCGTCCAGCGGCTCACCGCGGCGCTGCCGTTCTCGCCCGGTGTGGGCAACCAGCCCACGTCGGCGGTGATCGGCTGGCTGGTGGGCCTTCCCCTGACGTTCTGA
- a CDS encoding carboxyl transferase domain-containing protein, protein MRDVVAGVVDAGSVFELKAHYARNIVTAFARVEGEPVGVVANAPRVMAGTIDTDASEKAARFASLCDAFGLPILLFEDTPGVLPGPDSEAEGVARHAGKLPYELNRATVPIANVVLRRGYGFGHVAMGGGRSARNDLTVVWPTAKVAAMGIEGAVDVAYRREIEAADDPEAKREELVAKFQDRTGAIRAASGVGVDAAIAPEETRGRIARMLDRADEDLEEDWPPKKHHIDSI, encoded by the coding sequence GTGCGCGATGTCGTCGCGGGCGTCGTGGACGCGGGCTCGGTGTTCGAGCTGAAGGCCCACTACGCCCGCAACATCGTCACCGCCTTCGCCCGGGTCGAGGGCGAGCCCGTCGGGGTCGTCGCCAACGCGCCGCGCGTGATGGCCGGGACCATCGACACCGACGCCTCGGAGAAGGCCGCCCGCTTCGCCTCGCTCTGTGACGCGTTCGGCCTCCCCATCCTCCTGTTCGAGGACACCCCCGGCGTGCTGCCCGGGCCGGATTCGGAGGCCGAGGGGGTCGCCCGCCACGCCGGGAAGCTCCCCTACGAACTCAATCGGGCGACCGTTCCCATCGCCAACGTCGTCCTCCGGCGGGGGTACGGCTTCGGCCACGTCGCGATGGGCGGCGGACGCTCCGCGCGCAACGACCTCACCGTGGTCTGGCCGACCGCGAAGGTCGCGGCGATGGGCATCGAGGGGGCCGTCGATGTGGCCTACCGCCGCGAGATCGAGGCCGCCGACGATCCCGAGGCGAAACGCGAGGAACTCGTCGCGAAGTTCCAGGACCGGACCGGCGCCATCCGTGCCGCCTCGGGCGTCGGCGTGGACGCGGCCATCGCGCCCGAGGAGACGCGCGGGCGGATCGCGCGGATGCTCGACCGGGCCGACGAGGACCTGGAGGAGGACTGGCCGCCGAAGAAACACCACATCGACTCTATCTGA
- a CDS encoding sensor histidine kinase: MASSHAAGELPDAVPEEAAGWAVAALGLALVTVGVAYLAASPDAALFDTAIASLPGAATTGLWFLSRRLWSEPEHQPRLLRWTLIGGTILGGLILVVVLVQGTGLRESLLLLQFMTGVGTAAGVAIGTSEARSVEAARRAERARVSAEHVREERDRLRFLNNLLRHNVLNKVQIIRAYTRDVSERHDGEFDDELETTMEQTQEIAELIENVRHLVQATTDDRPARAVDLQAAVAAAIDSVEPEAGVTIETDVPAVEVRGDDLLKYVVENLVRNGVQHHDRDDPTVRVRATVEDESVRLYVTDDGPGIPNGRKEDVLTPGEHGDSGLGLHLVRTVVEGYGGGVAIRDNEPRGTVVELTLPRTEE; the protein is encoded by the coding sequence ATGGCCTCCAGTCACGCGGCCGGAGAACTGCCGGACGCGGTCCCCGAGGAGGCCGCTGGCTGGGCGGTCGCGGCCCTGGGACTGGCGCTCGTCACCGTCGGCGTCGCCTACTTGGCGGCCAGCCCGGACGCCGCGCTCTTCGACACCGCCATCGCGAGCCTACCGGGCGCGGCCACGACGGGCCTCTGGTTCCTCTCGCGCCGCCTGTGGTCCGAGCCGGAACACCAGCCGCGCCTGCTCCGCTGGACGCTCATCGGCGGCACCATCCTGGGCGGACTCATCCTCGTCGTGGTCCTCGTGCAGGGGACCGGCCTGCGCGAGTCGCTCCTGCTCCTCCAGTTCATGACCGGTGTCGGCACCGCCGCCGGGGTCGCCATCGGCACCAGCGAGGCCCGGAGCGTCGAGGCGGCCCGCCGGGCCGAGCGCGCCCGCGTCTCCGCCGAGCACGTCCGCGAGGAGCGCGACCGCCTGCGCTTCCTCAACAACCTGCTGCGGCACAACGTCCTCAACAAGGTCCAGATCATCCGGGCGTACACGCGCGACGTCTCGGAGCGACACGACGGCGAGTTCGACGACGAACTGGAGACGACGATGGAGCAGACCCAGGAGATCGCCGAACTCATCGAGAACGTCCGACACCTTGTCCAGGCGACCACCGACGACCGGCCGGCACGGGCGGTCGACCTGCAGGCCGCGGTGGCGGCCGCCATCGACTCCGTCGAACCCGAGGCCGGCGTGACCATCGAGACGGACGTGCCCGCGGTCGAGGTCCGGGGCGACGACCTCCTGAAGTACGTCGTCGAGAACCTCGTCCGCAACGGCGTCCAGCACCACGACCGGGACGACCCGACGGTCCGGGTGCGCGCGACCGTCGAGGACGAGTCGGTCCGCCTGTACGTGACCGACGACGGACCCGGCATCCCGAACGGGCGGAAGGAGGACGTGCTGACCCCCGGCGAACACGGGGACAGCGGCCTCGGGCTCCACCTCGTCCGGACCGTCGTCGAGGGGTACGGCGGCGGGGTCGCCATCCGGGACAACGAACCCCGAGGGACGGTCGTGGAGCTGACGCTCCCCCGCACCGAGGAGTGA
- the ileS gene encoding isoleucine--tRNA ligase codes for MERFAEVPDQYDPDAVEDRVFEFWDEVDAYERTVEHRADGEDYFFVDGPPYTSGAAHMGTTWNKTLKDAYIRYLRMQGYDVTDRPGYDMHGLPIETKVEDRLDFENKKDIEAFGMENFIDECKQFAEEQLEGLQSDFRSFGVWMDWENPYKTVSPEYMEAAWWGFRQAHERGLVEQGKRSITQCPRCETAIAKNEVEYHQVEDPSIYVKFPLADREGHLVIWTTTPWTVPGNTFVAVGGDVTYAEVRAEKGGEEEVLYVASDVVETVMEKGGYDDYTVEAELAGEEMVGWAYDHPLADEVPDHADGEGTLQVYTADYVEVDRTGLVHSAPGHGEEDFERGRELGLDIFCPVGGDGVYDESAGKYAGQFVRDANADVRADLEEKGLLLADETYVHDYGQCWRCDTDIVQIVTDQWFITVTDIKDELLENIDDSEWYPQEARDVRFRKFVENSPDWNVSRQRYWGIPIPIWTPDPEAGEADAEWSGEMDDALVFGTREELADAVDQDVDPDELDLHRPTVDDLTVTRDGVTYTRVPDVFDVWLDSSVASWGTLDYPSDDSRFDDLWPADLIMEAHDQTRGWFWSQLGMGTAALGEVPYEQVLMHGYANMPDGRGMSKSKGITVEPGEVISKHGADPMRLFLLSRNPQGEDMRFSWEETEDMQRRLNILWNVFRFPLPYMRMDGFSPDDVSLDDVRDELETVDEWVLSRLQTVEAEMADHWAEFRQDRALTTLLEFVVEDVSRFYVQAVRERMWMEEDDPSKTAAYATLYRVLEEVTALLAPFAPFAAEEVYGHLTGEAGHPTVHMCDYPAADEGWRDAELEEDVRRLREVEEAGADARQQAERSLRWPVTRVVVVADDERTVDAVARHRDLLCERLNAQTVELVEPGDDWGEVTYSARADMSVLGPEFGPDAGDVMNALNDAEVSEPTLDALERAVADATGMDVDLTAEMVEFETNTPPEVSGVEFAGGVVYVDTALTEDIEREGYAREVVRRLQEMRKALDLDIDTEVRVAMAVDDDRVADLVRDREDYIAEEVRVESFVDDLGEDAHRETFEDVEGVRLELAVEPVAAPTADD; via the coding sequence ATGGAACGGTTCGCCGAGGTCCCGGACCAGTACGACCCGGACGCGGTCGAGGACCGGGTCTTCGAGTTCTGGGACGAGGTCGACGCCTACGAACGGACGGTCGAGCATCGGGCCGACGGGGAGGACTACTTCTTCGTCGACGGCCCGCCGTACACGAGCGGTGCGGCCCACATGGGTACCACCTGGAACAAGACGCTGAAGGACGCCTATATCCGCTACCTGCGGATGCAGGGCTACGACGTGACCGACCGCCCGGGCTACGACATGCACGGCCTCCCCATCGAGACGAAGGTGGAGGACCGCCTCGACTTCGAGAACAAGAAGGACATCGAGGCGTTCGGGATGGAGAACTTCATCGACGAGTGCAAGCAGTTCGCCGAGGAGCAACTCGAGGGGCTCCAGAGCGACTTCCGGTCGTTCGGCGTCTGGATGGACTGGGAGAACCCGTACAAGACGGTCTCGCCGGAGTACATGGAGGCCGCGTGGTGGGGGTTCCGGCAGGCCCACGAGCGCGGGCTCGTCGAGCAGGGGAAACGCTCCATCACGCAGTGCCCGCGCTGTGAGACGGCCATCGCGAAGAACGAGGTCGAGTACCACCAGGTCGAGGACCCCTCCATCTACGTGAAGTTCCCGCTCGCCGACCGCGAGGGCCACCTCGTCATCTGGACCACCACGCCGTGGACGGTCCCCGGCAACACGTTCGTCGCCGTCGGCGGGGACGTGACCTACGCCGAGGTCCGCGCCGAGAAGGGGGGCGAGGAGGAGGTCCTGTACGTCGCCAGCGACGTCGTCGAGACGGTCATGGAGAAGGGCGGCTACGACGATTACACCGTCGAGGCCGAACTCGCGGGCGAGGAGATGGTCGGCTGGGCGTACGACCACCCGCTCGCCGACGAGGTGCCCGACCACGCCGACGGCGAGGGCACCCTGCAGGTGTACACCGCCGACTACGTCGAGGTCGACCGGACCGGGCTGGTCCACTCCGCGCCCGGCCACGGTGAGGAGGACTTCGAGCGCGGGCGCGAACTCGGCCTCGATATCTTCTGCCCCGTGGGCGGCGACGGCGTCTACGACGAGTCGGCCGGCAAGTACGCCGGGCAGTTCGTCCGCGACGCCAACGCCGACGTCCGGGCCGACCTCGAGGAGAAGGGCCTGCTGCTGGCCGACGAGACGTACGTCCACGACTACGGCCAGTGCTGGCGCTGCGATACGGACATCGTCCAGATCGTCACCGACCAGTGGTTCATCACGGTGACCGACATCAAGGACGAACTGCTCGAGAACATCGACGACTCCGAGTGGTATCCCCAGGAGGCCCGGGACGTCCGGTTCCGGAAGTTCGTGGAGAACTCGCCGGACTGGAACGTCTCCCGGCAGCGCTACTGGGGCATCCCCATCCCAATCTGGACGCCCGACCCCGAGGCGGGCGAGGCCGACGCCGAGTGGTCCGGCGAGATGGACGACGCGCTCGTCTTCGGCACGCGCGAGGAACTCGCCGACGCCGTCGACCAGGACGTCGACCCCGACGAGCTGGACCTCCACCGCCCGACCGTCGACGACCTCACCGTCACGCGCGATGGGGTGACGTACACGCGCGTCCCCGACGTGTTCGACGTCTGGCTCGACTCCTCGGTGGCGTCGTGGGGCACGCTGGACTACCCCAGCGACGACTCGCGCTTCGACGACCTCTGGCCGGCGGACCTCATCATGGAGGCCCACGACCAGACGCGGGGCTGGTTCTGGTCGCAGCTCGGGATGGGCACCGCCGCGCTGGGCGAGGTGCCCTACGAGCAGGTGCTGATGCACGGCTACGCCAACATGCCCGACGGCCGCGGGATGAGCAAGTCCAAGGGCATCACCGTCGAGCCGGGCGAGGTCATCTCGAAGCACGGCGCCGACCCGATGCGCCTGTTCCTCCTCTCGCGGAACCCGCAGGGCGAGGATATGCGCTTCTCGTGGGAGGAGACCGAGGATATGCAGCGCCGGCTCAACATCCTCTGGAACGTCTTCCGCTTCCCGCTGCCGTATATGCGGATGGACGGGTTCTCGCCGGACGACGTGTCGCTCGACGACGTCCGCGACGAGCTGGAAACGGTCGACGAGTGGGTCCTCTCCCGGCTCCAGACCGTCGAGGCCGAGATGGCCGACCACTGGGCCGAGTTCCGCCAGGACCGCGCGCTGACGACGCTGCTGGAGTTCGTCGTCGAGGACGTCTCGCGGTTCTACGTCCAGGCCGTCCGCGAGCGGATGTGGATGGAGGAGGACGACCCGAGCAAGACCGCCGCCTACGCCACCCTCTACCGCGTCCTCGAGGAGGTGACCGCGCTGCTCGCGCCGTTCGCGCCGTTCGCCGCCGAGGAGGTGTACGGCCACCTCACCGGCGAGGCCGGCCACCCGACGGTCCACATGTGCGACTATCCGGCGGCCGACGAGGGCTGGCGGGACGCCGAACTGGAGGAGGACGTCCGGCGCCTGCGCGAGGTCGAGGAGGCCGGCGCCGACGCCCGCCAGCAGGCCGAGCGGTCGCTCCGGTGGCCCGTCACCCGCGTCGTGGTCGTGGCCGACGACGAGCGGACCGTCGACGCCGTCGCCCGCCACCGCGACCTGCTCTGCGAGCGGCTCAACGCCCAGACGGTCGAACTCGTCGAACCCGGCGACGACTGGGGCGAGGTCACCTACAGCGCCCGCGCCGACATGTCCGTCCTCGGGCCGGAGTTCGGCCCCGACGCCGGCGACGTGATGAACGCGCTCAACGACGCCGAGGTGAGCGAACCCACCCTCGACGCGCTCGAACGCGCCGTCGCCGACGCGACCGGGATGGACGTCGACCTGACCGCGGAGATGGTGGAGTTCGAGACGAACACGCCACCCGAGGTCAGCGGCGTCGAGTTCGCCGGCGGCGTCGTCTACGTCGACACCGCGCTCACCGAGGACATCGAGCGGGAGGGCTACGCCCGCGAGGTCGTCCGCCGCCTGCAGGAGATGCGCAAGGCCCTCGACCTGGACATCGACACGGAGGTCCGCGTCGCCATGGCCGTCGACGACGACCGCGTCGCCGACCTCGTCCGGGACCGCGAGGACTACATCGCCGAGGAGGTCCGCGTCGAGTCGTTCGTCGACGACCTCGGCGAGGACGCACACCGCGAGACCTTCGAGGACGTCGAGGGCGTCCGGCTGGAACTCGCGGTCGAACCGGTCGCCGCACCGACCGCCGACGACTGA
- a CDS encoding deoxyuridine 5'-triphosphate nucleotidohydrolase, which produces MFRSGSFVAEHVTPTTDEQVQPNGVDLTLEAVFRQRQPGRITTDGKSVGARYEQVNEPIGEPLSGEAGYEHEGDDEVDREGYRLSPGYYVVRYAEVIGIPEGHVGFLYPRSSLLRNSCMLNTAVWDAGYEGKGEGLLQVGHEIDIETGARIAQLTLAEAEHTGEYDGDYQGENI; this is translated from the coding sequence ATGTTCCGCAGTGGTTCCTTCGTCGCCGAGCACGTGACCCCGACGACCGACGAGCAGGTCCAGCCCAACGGCGTGGACCTCACGCTGGAGGCGGTGTTCCGCCAGCGCCAGCCCGGACGCATCACCACCGACGGCAAGTCCGTCGGCGCACGGTACGAGCAGGTGAACGAGCCCATCGGCGAGCCGCTCTCGGGCGAGGCTGGCTACGAGCACGAGGGGGACGACGAGGTCGACCGCGAGGGCTACCGGCTCTCGCCCGGCTACTACGTCGTCCGGTACGCCGAGGTCATCGGAATCCCCGAGGGCCACGTGGGCTTCCTCTACCCCCGCTCGTCGCTCCTCCGGAACTCGTGTATGCTGAACACGGCCGTCTGGGACGCCGGCTACGAGGGGAAGGGCGAGGGGCTCCTCCAGGTCGGTCACGAGATCGACATCGAGACCGGCGCCCGCATCGCGCAACTGACCCTCGCGGAGGCCGAGCACACCGGCGAGTACGACGGCGACTACCAGGGCGAGAACATCTGA
- a CDS encoding S8 family peptidase: MIDTGRRTFLKGAGAAGAVALGAGSATATESLPLDDELDLTDGIEEGLAVVDPDASVSGLADRIAGLDTDAATRAFEVLPLIYLRAPGPVLREVARLDGVRYVAANRDLEYFNEDIAAETGVNSARAEQGVDGSGVHVAVIDSGVAATHPDLVVENNYQWSGNPLGSPTLWVPAHDLDTDELGHGTHCSGTVAGQGDVDGGMAPGAALTGYSTGAAVSVLKSAAAFDHLLANHSDVVDVVSNSYGAASGEDFDPSIPLNVATKTAFDRGLLSVFAAGNDGPSANTLNDYAKAPWVLGVAATDDDRNVTDFSSRGRPGGAHDRSTALANGTGIYRPGVAAPGNLVNSTMSPGDALQATAPDADPFYAAISGTSMACPAVSGIAALMLDAAGDDAAPLDVIRTIEATADDAGHEPYQTGAGFVDADAAVARAADSDWA; this comes from the coding sequence ATGATAGACACGGGCAGGCGAACGTTCCTGAAGGGCGCGGGTGCGGCCGGCGCCGTGGCGCTGGGCGCCGGTTCGGCGACGGCGACCGAGTCGCTCCCGCTCGACGACGAACTGGACCTCACCGACGGTATCGAGGAGGGGCTCGCGGTGGTGGACCCGGACGCCTCGGTGTCCGGGCTGGCCGACCGCATCGCGGGGCTCGACACGGACGCCGCGACACGCGCGTTCGAGGTGCTCCCGCTGATCTACCTCCGGGCACCGGGCCCGGTGCTCCGGGAGGTCGCCCGGCTGGACGGCGTCCGCTACGTCGCCGCCAACCGCGACCTGGAGTACTTCAACGAGGACATCGCCGCGGAGACGGGCGTGAACAGCGCCCGGGCCGAGCAGGGTGTCGACGGCTCGGGCGTCCACGTGGCGGTCATCGACAGCGGCGTCGCGGCCACCCACCCGGACCTCGTCGTCGAGAACAACTACCAGTGGTCGGGCAACCCGCTCGGGTCACCGACGCTGTGGGTGCCAGCACACGACCTCGATACGGACGAACTCGGGCACGGGACCCACTGCTCGGGCACCGTCGCCGGCCAGGGCGACGTGGACGGCGGGATGGCCCCCGGCGCGGCGCTGACGGGCTACTCGACCGGGGCGGCCGTCTCGGTGCTGAAGTCGGCGGCCGCGTTCGACCACCTGCTGGCGAACCACTCCGACGTCGTCGACGTGGTGTCGAACTCCTACGGGGCGGCCTCGGGGGAGGACTTCGACCCGAGCATCCCGCTCAACGTCGCGACGAAGACGGCCTTCGACCGCGGCCTGCTCTCGGTCTTCGCCGCGGGTAACGACGGCCCGAGCGCGAACACGCTCAACGACTACGCCAAGGCGCCGTGGGTGCTCGGCGTGGCCGCGACCGACGACGACCGGAACGTGACCGACTTCTCGTCGCGCGGGCGCCCCGGCGGGGCCCACGACCGCTCGACCGCGCTCGCGAACGGGACGGGCATCTACCGGCCGGGCGTGGCCGCACCGGGCAACCTCGTCAACAGCACGATGTCGCCGGGTGACGCGCTCCAGGCGACCGCACCCGACGCCGACCCCTTCTACGCCGCCATCTCGGGCACGTCGATGGCCTGCCCGGCGGTCTCCGGCATCGCGGCGCTGATGCTCGACGCGGCGGGCGACGACGCCGCCCCCCTCGACGTCATCCGGACCATCGAGGCGACCGCCGACGACGCCGGCCACGAGCCGTACCAGACCGGTGCGGGCTTCGTCGACGCCGATGCGGCGGTCGCGCGAGCGGCCGACAGCGACTGGGCCTGA